Proteins encoded in a region of the Bactrocera tryoni isolate S06 chromosome 4, CSIRO_BtryS06_freeze2, whole genome shotgun sequence genome:
- the LOC120773761 gene encoding uncharacterized protein LOC120773761: MFHRTRSLSTIVRRGYNQAAQDMAGVKPPKGPGGSDGVNTNVPGLSSNIVKPASGPLGPGASPTGEYKVPEYYSFNRFSYAEAEVEIAKYRLPQPSAHRK; this comes from the coding sequence atgttccACCGAACGCGTTCATTGAGTACTATTGTACGTCGAGGCTACAACCAAGCAGCACAGGATATGGCTGGAGTAAAACCTCCAAAAGGACCAGGTGGTAGTGATGGTGTTAATACCAATGTGCCAGGACTAAGCAGCAACATCGTCAAACCAGCTTCCGGTCCACTCGGTCCCGGTGCTTCTCCGACTGGTGAATATAAAGTCCCGGAATACTATTCCTTCAACCGCTTCAGTTACGCCGAAGCAGAGGTGGAAATAGCCAAATATCGCTTACCACAACCTTCCGCACATCGAAAGTAA
- the LOC120773760 gene encoding 26S proteasome non-ATPase regulatory subunit 8, protein MANLSGIETLYKELKTEWSKKPQNLKKCGQLLDVLKVELTKLAFLPTGDTKTSKNEMVLARDVLEIAVEYSVANKDIPAYERYMSQLKCYYYDYKQKIGESENMYKLLGINLLYLLSVNRVSEFHTELELLSADTIQNNKYIRPILALEQYIMEGRYNKIFQAKSSAPSEIYNHFMDILLNTVRDEIGACIEKSYEKISAKEAAKRLNLNSLEEVKTFGQKRNWNLGPDGIYNFVEKTAKPKEVLPSVELAEQAIFYARELEMIV, encoded by the exons atggcaaatttgAGTGGAATTGAGACTTTGTATAAAGAGTTAAAAACCGAATGGTCCAAAAAACCTCAAAATCTAAAGAAATGTGGACAATTGTTGGATGTTTTAAAG GTCGAACTAACCAAATTGGCTTTCCTGCCCACTGGCGATacgaaaacaagcaaaaatgaaaTGGTCTTAGCTCGTGATGTTCTCGAAATTGCCGTGGAATACAGCGTCGCAAATAAGGACATACCGGCATATGAAAGATACATGTCCCAACTAAAATGCTATTATTATGActacaa GCAAAAAATTGGAGAGTCcgaaaatatgtacaaattattGGGAATAAATCTGCTTTATTTGCTGTCTGTAAATCGAGTTTCCGAATTTCACACAGAATTGGAGTTGTTATCGGCCGACACTAtccaaaataacaaatatattcgTCCTATATTGGCATTGGAACAGTACATAATGGAAGGAcgctataataaaattttccaagCAAAG AGTTCAGCGCCTTCGGAAATATATAACCACTTCATGGATATTCTACTTAACACCGTACGTGATGAAATCGGGGCTTGTATAGAAAAATCTTATGAAAAGATATCTGCTAAAGAAGCAGCGAAACGGTTGAATCTCAATTCTCTTGAGGAGGTCAAAACTTTTGGCCAAAAACGGAATTGGAATTTGGGACCTGATGGAATTTacaattttgtggaaaaaactGCCAAGCCCAAAGAAGTATTACCATCAGTTGAGTTGGCAGAGCAAGCTATTTTTTATGCTCGCGAATTAGAAATGAttgtttaa
- the LOC120773759 gene encoding bromodomain adjacent to zinc finger domain protein 2B — translation MRVDKKAHVVEAKKTRSCVVRLEKVSSPPLKLTRSSGVIPRGNAQQHSDEKKFKGPLKKRPIAEEKTTSNSPSVSTPSLTQNLGKAKEMKDKFKTPLKGHKTTTPKPVVPELPPPTIAAGRSRRAIKPNPKYASEDMVTPKIIRNVSALAGTSVKRPTIVPEKQRKKSTSSSDDFFNKDSSDELGANDFDDEEVDKLYKEIEKESDSDFSDEPKVVETPVKKRGRPRKNIQPTPTSTPATPRPTSASVFKPHSSQLQLLRKTYAASVNRSIETSIGIKRKHNESMTAGSSSDNDNESTGIARKRILLTKSLMVRESKTPSSNDLSMIVRKGNQTLNGNKIVKIKSDALENEQVKRNSTIIEKRTLIDGDNVPIKLQQSKYLQNMRNVNNSTALTPSTTRTLITSNSKTQNARIMAVEKRRSASPAPPKITKSPKEEKTEESGENKLTDSPPSNNDDFETMPTFTIVNINDIINKKGDVLISKAGKPQKPEESVNPEKETPEPVKVNEYKLGPGRRKGLLAEKTSDPNRSKSPLTTTKKPTQKILNHTLLKRTSSANTSGLRNKATSDRPAPRILNSMVAKKTQPVKPMIANFEDSADDEIYPLSLDGDEEDDDDDDDDEEEDANETADPDEDFDDPDESFEVGKNKLPASTPYQQKKTASSLKENSQTALNRQPAKNIVQRKISPEKVVISRQGDKIIKKITCFETWYVIIPEEVTPKVARNILEIPLIKLANVAARINLPSEDWKSKVTLHELSPSMVAKTNMITYTGDLKEYNISESDRGRYQPSCVMFRRSVNDRTKSRLPYDRAVIFKNKTFFTNIEGKNVKMVGAPSTINTHKDVEILLQIVDTLTLQSSLVEPTNTMQ, via the coding sequence ATGCGCGTTGATAAAAAAGCTCACGTCGTAGAGGCGAAGAAAACGCGTTCTTGTGTCGTTCGGTTGGAAAAAGTTTCATCACCTCCATTAAAATTAACTAGAAGTAGTGGTGTAATCCCTCGTGGAAACGCTCAACAACACTCtgacgaaaaaaaattcaagggaCCACTTAAGAAGCGACCTATTGCAGAagaaaaaaccacatcaaattCGCCAAGTGTTTCTACTCCAAGTTTAACACAAAATTTAGGCAAAGCcaaagaaatgaaagacaaatttAAAACTCCTTTGAAAGGTCATAAGACCACAACACCAAAACCCGTTGTTCCCGAACTTCCTCCACCTACAATAGCAGCGGGCCGTTCAAGGAGAGCAATAAAACCAAATCCGAAATATGCAAGTGAGGATATGGTTACACCAAAGATCATCAGAAATGTGTCAGCGCTTGCAGGAACATCAGTAAAAAGGCCAACAATTGTTCCAGAGAAACAACGGAAAAAATCCACAAGTAGTTCGGatgattttttcaataaagatTCCAGCGACGAATTGGGTGCCAACGATTTCGATGATGAGGAAGTAGATAAGCTGtacaaagaaatagaaaaagaaagtgaTTCCGATTTCTCAGACGAACCTAAAGTTGTCGAAACACCTGTAAAAAAGCGGGGGCGACCTCGAAAAAATATACAACCAACCCCTACAAGTACTCCTGCAACTCCTCGGCCTACGTCTGCATCTGTATTTAAACCACATTCATCACAACTTCAATTATTACGAAAGACATATGCAGCAAGTGTAAATAGGTCAATTGAAACTTCGATTGGGATTAAGCGTAAGCACAATGAATCTATGACTGCAGGTAGTAGCAGTGATAATGATAATGAATCTACTGGTATTGCTCGAAAGCGTATATTGTTAACAAAATCGTTAATGGTTCGAGAGAGTAAAACTCCGAGTTCCAATGACCTAAGTATGATAGTAAGGAAGGGTAATCAAACACTCAATGGaaacaaaattgtgaaaataaaaagtgatgcATTGGAAAATGAACAAGTCAAACGCAATTCTACAATTATAGAAAAACGTACACTTATTGATGGTGATAATGTACCAATTAAATTGCAGCAAAGTAAATATCTACAAAATATGCGTAATGTCAATAATAGTACTGCTTTAACACCATCAACAACACGTACTTTAATAACATCAAATAGCAAGACACAAAATGCAAGAATAATGGCAGTGGAAAAGCGTCGCAGTGCTTCACCTGCTCctccaaaaattacaaaatcccCTAAGGAAGAGAAAACTGAAGAAAGTGGTGAAAACAAACTGACGGATTCACCTCCTTCGAATAATGATGATTTTGAAACTATGCCAACTTTTACCATTGTCAACATCAATGacataattaacaaaaaaggtGATGTGCTAATATCAAAGGCTGGTAAACCACAAAAACCTGAAGAAAGTGTAAATCCAGAGAAAGAGACACCGGAACCAGTTAAAGTAAATGAATATAAACTTGGTCCTGGACGCCGTAAAGGTTTGCTTGCCGAAAAAACCAGCGATCCCAATCGTTCGAAAAGTCCATTGACCACAACAAAAAAACCCACGCAGAAAATTCTCAATCATACATTACTTAAAAGAACATCGTCGGCAAATACTTCCGGTCTACGCAATAAAGCTACATCAGATAGACCAGCTCCACGTATACTCAATTCTATGGTAGCGAAGAAAACTCAACCGGTTAAGCCGATGATAGCAAATTTCGAGGATTCGGCAGACGACGAAATTTATCCGCTTTCTCTAGATGGCGACGAggaagatgatgatgatgatgatgatgatgaggaGGAAGATGCAAATGAGACTGCGGACCCAGATGAGGATTTCGATGATCCAGATGAATCATTTGAGGTTGGTAAAAATAAACTTCCTGCCAGCACACCGTACCAACAAAAGAAAACTGCGTCGTCGTTGAAGGAAAACTCACAAACAGCCCTGAATCGACAACCGGCTAAAAATATTGTGCAACGTAAAATCTCACCGGAAAAAGTTGTGATCTCTCGTCAAGGtgataaaataattaagaaaattactTGTTTTGAAACATGGTATGTCATCATACCCGAAGAAGTGACGCCGAAAGTCGCGAGAAATATACTGGAAATACCTCTTATTAAGCTAGCCAACGTGGCTGCTCGGATTAACTTACCATCAGAGGATTGGAAGAGTAAAGTGACGTTACACGAATTGTCACCATCAATGGTAGCGAAAACAAACATGATCACATATACTGGCGATCTAAAAGAGTACAATATCTCGGAAAGCGATCGTGGCCGATACCAGCCTTCGTGCGTAATGTTTCGACGCTCAGTTAATGATCGTACGAAATCGCGACTTCCTTACGATAGAGCTGtcatattcaaaaacaaaacattctTTACAAATATCGAGggcaaaaatgtcaaaatggtTGGAGCACCCAGCACAATCAATACACACAAAGATGTCGAAATATTGCTTCAGATTGTGGACACGTTAACACTGCAAAGCTCGCTCGTTGAGCCGACAAATACAATGCAATAG
- the LOC120775462 gene encoding ribokinase isoform X1 — MDVVVFGSAIVDFVAYANRLPKAGETLHGHKFMTGFGGKGANQCVAAARLGASTAMVAKLGDDTWGDNYLEQLRSENVNVDFIQQCKNETTGIAQICVSDSGENHIVIVVGANNLLSGDDVKQAKVLFDKAKVLICQFETPLDATLEALRAFNGISILNTAPAVEDTPVDLIKSATILCLNETEAAITTGSEQISTLTQAKVAMEHLLEMGANNVIITLGAMGAVYARREEPETFIHVPAVKVNDVVDTTGAGDAFIGALAYYMAHYPEFPWHQHIGAANQVAAYSVRHPGTQASFPKLEQVTKLTEFAWYEI, encoded by the exons ATGGACGTTGTGGTGTTTGGTTCAGCAATTGTTGATTTTGTCGC ATACGCCAACCGACTACCAAAAGCTGGTGAGACACTACATGGCCACAAGTTCATGACAGGATTTGGTGGTAAAGGTGCAAATCAATGTGTTGCGGCGGCTCGACTTGGTGCAAGTACAGCAATGGTAGCAAAA ttggGTGATGATACGTGGGGCGACAATTACTTAGAACAACTGCGGTCAGAGAATGTGAATGTTGATTTTATCCAGCAATGCAAAAACGAG ACGACAGGTATTGCGCAAATATGTGTCTCGGATAGTGGAGAAAATCATATAGTTATCGTTGTTGGAGCTAACAATTTATTGAGTGGAGATGATGTCAAACAAGCAAAAGTCTTGTTCGATAAGGCCAAA GTACTAATATGTCAGTTTGAGACACCACTTGATGCGACGTTAGAAGCTTTGCGAGCTTTTAACGGCATATCCATACTTAATACAGCGCCTGCAGTGGAAGATACACCagttgatttaataaaatccGCTACCATATTATGCCTAAATGAAACGGAGGCAGCTATAACAACGGGCTCTGAACAGATATCAACTCTAAC GCAAGCCAAAGttgcaatggaacatctgctagAAATGGGCGCTAATAATGTAATTATCACATTAGGCGCAATGGGTGCAGTTTATGCTAGACGTGAAGAGCCAGAAACGTTTATACATGTACCGGCAGTTAAAGTGAATGACGTTGTCGATACAACTGGAGCTGGCGATGCTTTTATCGGTGCATTAGCGTACTATATGGCGCATTATCCAGAATTTCCATGGCACCAACATATAGGCGCAGCTAACCAAGTCGCTGCGTACTCTGTAAGACACCCGGGTACACAAGCGAGTTTTCCGAAACTGGAGCAAGTGACTAAACTGACTGAATTTGCGTGGTACGAGATATAA
- the LOC120775462 gene encoding ribokinase isoform X2 has product MTGFGGKGANQCVAAARLGASTAMVAKLGDDTWGDNYLEQLRSENVNVDFIQQCKNETTGIAQICVSDSGENHIVIVVGANNLLSGDDVKQAKVLFDKAKVLICQFETPLDATLEALRAFNGISILNTAPAVEDTPVDLIKSATILCLNETEAAITTGSEQISTLTQAKVAMEHLLEMGANNVIITLGAMGAVYARREEPETFIHVPAVKVNDVVDTTGAGDAFIGALAYYMAHYPEFPWHQHIGAANQVAAYSVRHPGTQASFPKLEQVTKLTEFAWYEI; this is encoded by the exons ATGACAGGATTTGGTGGTAAAGGTGCAAATCAATGTGTTGCGGCGGCTCGACTTGGTGCAAGTACAGCAATGGTAGCAAAA ttggGTGATGATACGTGGGGCGACAATTACTTAGAACAACTGCGGTCAGAGAATGTGAATGTTGATTTTATCCAGCAATGCAAAAACGAG ACGACAGGTATTGCGCAAATATGTGTCTCGGATAGTGGAGAAAATCATATAGTTATCGTTGTTGGAGCTAACAATTTATTGAGTGGAGATGATGTCAAACAAGCAAAAGTCTTGTTCGATAAGGCCAAA GTACTAATATGTCAGTTTGAGACACCACTTGATGCGACGTTAGAAGCTTTGCGAGCTTTTAACGGCATATCCATACTTAATACAGCGCCTGCAGTGGAAGATACACCagttgatttaataaaatccGCTACCATATTATGCCTAAATGAAACGGAGGCAGCTATAACAACGGGCTCTGAACAGATATCAACTCTAAC GCAAGCCAAAGttgcaatggaacatctgctagAAATGGGCGCTAATAATGTAATTATCACATTAGGCGCAATGGGTGCAGTTTATGCTAGACGTGAAGAGCCAGAAACGTTTATACATGTACCGGCAGTTAAAGTGAATGACGTTGTCGATACAACTGGAGCTGGCGATGCTTTTATCGGTGCATTAGCGTACTATATGGCGCATTATCCAGAATTTCCATGGCACCAACATATAGGCGCAGCTAACCAAGTCGCTGCGTACTCTGTAAGACACCCGGGTACACAAGCGAGTTTTCCGAAACTGGAGCAAGTGACTAAACTGACTGAATTTGCGTGGTACGAGATATAA
- the LOC120775463 gene encoding translation machinery-associated protein 7 homolog, translating into MSGREGGKKKPLKAPKKESKEMDDDEIAFKQKQKEAQKALEQAKQRASQKGPLVGGGIKKSGKK; encoded by the coding sequence atgtcTGGTCGCGAAGGTGGTAAAAAGAAACCATTGAAGGCACCGAAAAAAGAAAGCAAGGAGATGGATGACGATGAAATTGCCttcaagcaaaaacaaaaggaagCACAGAAAGCGCTCGAGCAAGCGAAACAGCGTGCGTCACAAAAGGGTCCATTGGTGGGAGGTGGAATCAAGAAATCGGGAAAGAAATGA